The Temnothorax longispinosus isolate EJ_2023e chromosome 12, Tlon_JGU_v1, whole genome shotgun sequence genome includes a window with the following:
- the LOC139823371 gene encoding LOW QUALITY PROTEIN: glycerate kinase (The sequence of the model RefSeq protein was modified relative to this genomic sequence to represent the inferred CDS: deleted 2 bases in 1 codon; substituted 1 base at 1 genomic stop codon), whose translation MRHEEIQNAIDSLKQEEIATIKAKKQEVINDVKLSLKQRQFDKIAIENVHSDIEISIRQKKIKDTKKLQGEKAMLQVRQDLSAIIEAGIKCIYPSAIIPKKIKYDGRTTLIINDVKYKINNNLHIIGWGKEVVMMSSAFERMVGKQLKKGFIVVPRKSISIMWRFPNALPKLDSCITFVEVGTEGQPDEKAIEITRKIANYCKRLKKRDLLIVMLSRDLDNLLCYPHDTITLKAKLKVLNRLKAANATLEEINIVRNKLSAIRGGDLARLTYPAKIITLFTSDVSEPSTQLGGDPCIYDPKDQRALTILTKYRLIDKISQNVRELLKEPNPRTTAADAQLDEKKRYKFVQQYVIACNADAVECMAANALKLGLSPLKLNFTCGGTVEEFAQEYVKIASLMILAVENKITKLEMYEQMKESPVCPLTDREVWEMFPTKDKWGLGLCLLLGGRPTVHLGEHPGKGGPNQELALYFSLYWYMRTKQYPILQGYTVWFLGGSSYGRDGNTNAAGAFGYKSLATDVYPEYEKARSVHEAAFLKWRKLAEDKQNESEIAEARQAVEDAEETMKRYAAILPERVLKENNTNLFFSSINDGDELLQLRSKNYYALVDVGDLHVIRIARFQCNCTTTCHGDVDRIYADRDXPVNRTLSATVVPVLQYCCRIEEPLIIYDPVVCRILRWISLPSF comes from the exons ATGCGACACGAGGAGATACAGAATGCGATTGATTCATTGAAACAAGAAGAAATCGCGACGATAAAAGCAAAGAAACAGGAAGTCATAAACGACGTAAAACTTTCTTTAAAGCAAAgacaatttgataaaatagcGATAGAAAATGTGCATTCCGATATAGAAATAAGCATTCGACAGAAGAAAATTAAGGATACCAAAAAATTACAAGGAGAAAAAGCCATGTTGCAG GTCCGTCAAGATCTCAGTGCTATCATCGAAGCCGgtataaaatgcatttacCCGTCAGCAATTATTCCTAAGAAGATCAAGTATGACGGTCGTACAACGCTAATAATTAATgatgtcaaatataaaataaataataacttgcATATCATTGGCTGGGGCAAGGAAGTAGTTATGATGAGCTCGGCATTCGAAAGAATGGTTGGCAAACAATTGAAAAAGGGATTTATTGTAGTACCTCGCAAATCGATCTCCATAATGTGGAGATTCCCGAACGCTCTTCCAAAGTTAGATAGTTGTATAACTTTCGTTGAAGTCGGGACAGAGGGACAACCGGACGAAAAGGCAATTGAGATTACACGAAAAATCGCGAATTACTGTAAGCGATTGAAAAAACGCGATCTATTGATAGTTATGCTATCCCGAGATCTAGACAATCTTCTGTGCTATCCGCATGATACAATTACATTGAAAGCTAAGTTAAAGGTTCTCAACAGGTTAAAAGCTGCTAATGCGACTCTGGAAGAGATCAATATCGTGAGAAATAAACTTTCTGCGATAAGAG gtGGTGATTTGGCGCGTCTGACATATCCGGCCAAAATCATCACTCTCTTTACGTCTGACGTGTCAGAACCGTCAACACAATTGGGCGGTGATCCATGCATTTATGATCCGAAGGATCAAAGGGCCTTAACTATTCTGACAAAATACAGACTTATTGACAAAATATCGCAAAATGTACGCGAGCTGTTAAAAGAACCCAATCCTCGGACAACAGCGGCGGACGCCCAATTAGACGAAAAGAAAAGGTACAAGTTCGTGCAGCAATACGTGATCGCATGCAATGCCGACGCTGTAGAATGTATGGCGGCGAATGCTCTTAAACTGGGACTGTCCCctttgaaattaaacttcACCTGTGGCGGAACCGTCGAGGAATTCGCGCAGGAGTATGTGAAGATCGCGTCGCTAATGATCCTGGCAGTTGAGAACAAAATTACTAAGTTGGAGATGTACGAGCAAATGAAGGAGAGTCCGGTATGCCCTCTGACCGACCGGGAGGTATGGGAGATGTTTCCCACAAAGGACAAATGGGGTCTGGGACTGTGCCTTCTGCTGGGTGGTCGACCGACCGTTCATCTCGGCGAGCATCCCGGGAAGGGTGGGCCCAATCAGGAGCTCGCCCTTTACTTCTCCTTATATTGGTACATGCGAACGAAGCAATATCCAATTTTGCAAGGATACACCGTCTGGTTCCTCGGCGGTAGCTCTTACGGGAGAGACGGTAATACCAACGCAGCTGGCGCATTCGGATACAAGAGCCTCGCTACTGACGTTTACCCGGAATACGAAAAAGCGAGGAGCGTGCATGAGGCTGCCTTCCTGAAATGGCGAAAGCTCGCTGAGGATAAACAGAACGAATCGGAGATCGCG GAAGCTCGCCAAGCGGTGGAAGACGCGGAGGAAACAATGAAAAGATACGCCGCTATTCTACCCGAACGAGTTCTAAAGGAAAACAACACGAATTTGTTTTTCTCGAGTATCAACGATGGCGACGAGTTATTGCAACTGAGgagcaaaaattattacgcGCTCGTGGACGTCGGGGATCTTCACGTTATACGAATCGCGCGCTTTCAGTGCAACTGCACCACG ACCTGTCACGGAGACGTAGATAGGATATATGCCGATAGAGACTGACCTGTCAATCGCACGTTATCGGCAACGGTAGTCCCGGTGTTACAATATTGTTGTCGGATCGAAGAGCCGTTGATTATTTACGACCCTGTTGTGTGCCGGATTTTGCGATGGATTTCACTCCCTTCGTTCTAA
- the LOC139823368 gene encoding uncharacterized protein, whose translation MENHYTNLFRVIFMLNCFVLFLSFTGVTIVTSAPVRPSIIDIMKNDSKLCLTSNVLYDSEYTKPCASMAYPTVPWNYNLETLNDYLCLGVYDTAYKICQYSSQLQIPLNSTALFNSYLEKYVPNKNNAQEDFCNSLQGFTPLYKKIDSLWEQLVESLNTPHKCVRICFDFEDKFHPLCAVFAWIKSIEDTMKSAKKVETKHDLVATDKPYVSQSKDGTMGYKITSVESKKIETKDPKEQNRKQKVTTDSNNSNNVKEGNLNMPANAPPADVKFDEEKKSDTEKTNNIQKKINNTFETQAHKPAPSIIKENKENIGTDVEVAESIKDIPPNSDLQAPSINKAIKNVVNEGNAEKPNKEQDIDDIKPSTISENTQDHYDAENPEENMENDIDDVGDTLQHPDTGNQNGNVQEAFEQKNNNVRLTEYSNMRTEDDSHFFTYFTVITLACLAGYIGYHNKQKIFAIVLEGRRSRNNRGRRRPSTASYRKLDCTLEEAVTSQCNANVTHVIY comes from the exons atggaaaaccATTACACCAATTTATTTCGCGTCATCTTTATGCTAAACTGTTTTGTCCTATTTCTTTCCTTCACGGGAGTGACGATAGTGACAAGCGCACCAGTGAGGCCAAGTATCATAGACATTATGAAGAATGATTCGAAACTATGCTTGACATCCAATGTTTTATATGATTCAGAATATACAAAACCTTGTGCGTCTATGGCATATCCAACTGTTCCTTGGAACTATAATTTAGAGACATTAAATGATTATCTGTGTTTAGGAGTTTATGACACAGCATACAAGATCTGTCAATATTCTAGTCAGTTACAAATTCCTCTCAATAGTACagcattatttaattcatatctGGAGAAATATGttcctaataaaaataatgcccAGGAAGATTTTTGTAACAGTCTACAAGGATTTACACCACTatacaagaaaatagattCACTTTGGGAACAACTGGTCGAAAGTCTTAATACACCTCACAAATGCGTAAGGATATGCTTCGATTTCGAAGATAAGTTTCATCCACTATGCGCAGTATTTGCTTGGATCAAGAGCATTGAAGATACGATGAAAAGTGCAAAGAAGGTGGAAACAAAACATGATCTTGTTGCAACTGATAAACCATATGTAAGTCAGTCAAAGGATGGAACAATGggttataaaattacatcagtTGAATCTAAAAAGATAGAAACAAAAGACCCCAAAGAACAGAACAGAAAGCAGAAAGTTACAACAGATTCTAACAATAGTAATAATGTTAAAGAAGGTAACTTAAATATGCCTGCCAATGCGCCACCTGCAGATGTAAAATttgacgaagaaaaaaaatctgatactgaaaaaacaaacaacattcagaagaaaattaataatacctTCGAGACACAAGCTCACAAGCCAGCACCTTcgataattaaagaaaataaagagaatattGGTACTGATGTTGAAGTTGCAGAATCTATAAAGGATATTCCTCCAAACAGTGATTTACAAGCTCCATCAATAAATAAAGCTATAAAAAACGTTGTAAATGAAGGAAACGCAGAGAAACCTAATAAAGAACAAGATATTGATGATATAAAACCCAGTACAATATCAGAAAATACGCAAGATCATTATGATGCTGAAAATCCAGaagaaaatatggaaaatgaTATAGATG ATGTAGGCGATACACTTCAACACCCAGATACAG GAAATCAAAATGGAAATGTGCAAGAAGCTTTTGAACAGAAGAACAATAATGTTCGACTAACGGAATATTCTAATATGAGAACGGAAGACGATTCCCATTTCTTCACTTATTTTACTGTGATCACTTTGGCTTGTCTTGCTGGATACATAGGTTATCACAATAAACAGAAG atatttgCTATTGTATTAGAGGGTCGAAGATCAAGGAATAATCGTGGAAGACGACGACCGAGCACAGCCAGCTATCGTAAGCTGGATTGTACACTTGAAGAAGCTGTTACATCGCAATGTAATGCTAACGTTACTCATGTCATATATTAA
- the LOC139823369 gene encoding trypsin-1-like, with translation MKPHLTLTTAIGILLTLDARAQKQRLHLRVNPNCECGETGGISNRIVGGKITIPHIFPWVVAILNKRSLHCGGTLINNQYVLTAGHCVKWTNHADLSIGVGMHDILNPNEGYIAAIDEVILHENFESDYLHDTNDIALIRLRHPVKINENVRPACLPHKGSDYTGQYVKVTGWGRVQVEGEPSQFLRQATLKVMSFAVCKNTSFGDHLTESMICAYNDNTDACQGDSGGPLLYERMDGKYEVIGIVSWGIGCADPGIPGVYVKNTDYLNWIKYHSRDGIYCVDR, from the exons ATGAAGCCCCACTTAACCCTGACGACCGCAATTGGCATTCTTCTGACCCTAGAC GCACGCGCGCAGAAGCAGCGTCTACACTTACGAGTAAATCCAAATTGcg AATGTGGGGAAACAGGAGGGATATCGAATCGCATCGTCGGCGGAAAAATAACAATTCCGCATATATTTCCTTGGGTCGTCGCAATACTCAACAAGAGAAGTCTTCATTGCGGAGgcacattaattaataatcaatacgTGTTAACTGCCGGACATTGCGTTAAATG GACGAATCATGCCGATCTCTCGATTGGCGTAGGTATGCACGATATCCTAAATCCAAACGAGGGATACATAGCTGCAATCGATGAAGTAATTTTACACGAAAATTTCGAGAGTGATTATCTCCATGACACAAATGATATTGCCTTGATTCGATTACGGCATCCGGttaaaatcaatgaaaatgTGAGACCTGCTTGCCTTCCACATAAAG GTTCTGATTATACGGGGCAATACGTCAAAGTTACTGGATGGGGACGTGTCCAGGTCGAAGGAGAACCTTCTCAATTTTTGCGTCAAGCAACCTTGAAAGTAATGTCTTTCGCAGTCTGTAAGAATACTTCATTTGGAGATCATCTTACGGAATCGATGATATGTGCTTACAACGATAATACTGATGCATGTCAG gGTGACAGTGGCGGACCTCTTCTGTATGAAAGAATGGATGGAAAATATGAAGTAATTG GTATAGTTTCCTGGGGTATTGGATGCGCCGATCCTGGGATCCCAGgtgtatatgtaaaaaacaCGGATTATTTAAACTGGATAAAATATCACAGTAGAGATGGTATTTATTGCGTGGATAGATAA
- the LOC139822725 gene encoding transmembrane protease serine 9, whose amino-acid sequence MKTLCYLILLFILLSTTKNCQAGEFNEKMKNFFGLFGNKPPYSTTDSPAPCYCSCGLRNEESRIVGGQTTSMNEFPWMARLSYLNKFYCGGTLINDRYVLTAAHCVKGFMWFMIKVTFGEHDRCIEKGPETRYVVRIMTGDFSFLNFENDIALLRLNERVPLSDTIRPICLPSILDNEYVGSKAIVSGWGTLKEDGKPSCLLQEVEVPVMSLQDCRNTSYSSRMISDNMLCAGYLEGQKDSCQGDSGGPLIAEREDKKYELIGVVSWGNGCARPGYPGVYTRVTRYMDWILKNSKDGCFCDDILIEILRNSRYMTQTSCLSETSIASTTDRKVMNLQDCIRFLICILVVNFGRTDCNERVIDAAVDDQIETRHKRGVLDLLFGRFRTCGACLCGRSNRNAARLLGGEYTESHEFPWLANIHIKSKLLVSGALINDRYVITAASQLVGATAHEIKISLGEYDRCTLDVSSVNNSVESVTLHPEFNPESSTHDLALIRLSRPIKFEKRISPVCLPNPGSTYLGQVGTLVGWTRHKDKVDVELCRPRKIGLPILGYNECIKSGINLTLNDDYGCIGVVGTKSLVCSNDVGTSVQYRSYIGIYDLIGIIPSVNECDDTPRPTVFTKVGPRLDWILQHTKDACYCTK is encoded by the exons ATGAAGACTTTGtgttacttaattttattattcattctaCTCTCGACAACGAAAAATTGTCAG gCCGGAGAATTTAACGAGAAAATGAAGAATTTCTTTGGACTTTTTGGTAATAAACCACCTTACTCCACTACTGATTCACCTGCGCCCTGCTACTGTA GTTGTGGGTTGCGGAATGAAGAAAGTCGCATAGTTGGAGGTCAAACGACGAGTATGAATGAATTTCCGTGGATGGCTAGATTATCGTATCTAAACAAGTTTTATTGCGGAGGTACACTTATAAACGATCGTTACGTCCTCACAGCTGCACACTGCGTGAAGGG ATTCATGTGGTTCATGATCAAGGTTACTTTCGGAGAGCACGATAGATGTATCGAGAAAGGACCGGAAACCAGATATGTGGTACGTATTATGACTGGCGACTTCAGCTTTCTGAATTTCGAGAATGACATTGCGCTGCTTCGCCTTAATGAAAGGGTACCATTAAGCGATACAATACGGCCGATATGTTTACCGTCAATATTGG ATAACGAATATGTGGGATCAAAAGCAATCGTGTCAGGTTGGGGTACGCTAAAAGAGGATGGCAAACCATCTTGTCTTCTCCAGGAAGTCGAAGTTCCAGTCATGAGTCTTCAGGATTGTCGCAATACTAGCTACAGTTCTCGAATGATTTCAGACAATATGCTATGCGCGGGTTATCTTGAAGGGCAAAAAGATTCATGTCAG GGAGACAGTGGTGGACCCTTGATAGCGGAGCGCGAAGATAAGAAGTACGAACTCATTGGTGTGGTGTCTTGGGGTAACGGGTGCGCAAGACCTGGTTACCCAGGTGTATATACGAGAGTTACACGGTATATGGATtggattttaaaaaattcaaaagacGGCTGTTTTTGTga TGATATATTGATTGAGATTCTGAgaaac TCCCGCTATATGACACAAACCAGTTGTTTAAGTGAGACCAGTATCGCCTCGACTACCGACAGAAAAGTCATGAATCTGCAAGACTGTATAAGATTCTTAATTTGTATCTTGGTGGTGAATTTTGGAAGAACTGACTGCAACGAACGTGTCATTGATGCCGCC GTCGATGATCAGATTGAAACAAGACATAAACGCGGCGTTTTAGATCTTCTTTTTGGAAGGTTTCGTACCTGTGGTGCTTGCt TATGCGGCCGATCAAATCGTAATGCAGCGCGATTATTGGGTGGCGAATATACAGAATCGCATGAATTTCCCTGGCTTGCGAATATTCACATAAAGTCCAAATTGCTAGTTAGTGGAGCATTGATAAACGATCGTTATGTTATAACAGCGGCTAGTCAACTTGTTGG AGCAACAGCAcatgaaataaagatatccTTGGGAGAATACGATCGATGTACTTTAGATGTCTCATCAGTAAACAACAGCGTCGAATCTGTAACTTTGCATCCAGAATTCAATCCGGAGTCGAGTACTCATGATCTAGCTTTAATTCGTTTGAGTCGACCAATCAAATTCGAGAAAAGAATATCGCCAGTATGCTTACCCAATCCAG GATCAACTTATCTCGGTCAAGTTGGAACTTTAGTAGGATGGACGAGGCACAAAGACAAAGTTGATGTTGAACTGTGTAGGCCTCGAAAAATAGGACTTCCCATTCTGGGATATAATGAGTGTATTAAATCAGGAATAAATCTAACATTAAATGATGATTACGGATGCATTGGGGTTGTGGGTACAAAATCTTTGGTGTGCAGT AATGACGTCGGAACTTCTGTGCAATATCGATCATACATCGGAATTTACGACCTTATTG gaaTTATTCCAAGCGTGAATGAATGCGACGACACTCCTAGGCCAACTGTTTTCACGAAAGTAGGACCACGTCTTGACTGGATATTACAACATACTAAGGATGCATGCTactgtacaaaataa